The following are encoded together in the Theileria orientalis strain Shintoku DNA, chromosome 1, complete genome genome:
- a CDS encoding uncharacterized protein (epsin, N-terminal domain containing protein), with product MRAIKNKLEAFGSSNQHVRLMTSNELDKCLREALYSESVGCSDSILFDISQATYHDAFFDRIMKAAWSCVGSRASKIRRIQKGLNLLNYLAINGSERCISDIIGHIDVLHSLPKLKFGKNNTELSMLVIEKASQLSALVLDSKTLQDKRKYAASIRDRFVSVGSTNGFVETDVLHKPVFVLDKTKNIPQEMAAPNAMPLGFGGLHGSYAMHGKAASRLAMNQMAMKHSGRKFLSRLFRNSLKVSDNPHNMGLFGNQQSSFADYQVTGANLGYGLGGYADINFSTHEDEFNPFPLVNNTNDSYYKHSFAGARASKGHKGASKLASTRVTAGRGGRVGSHSGSKSEDSSFKYHTSTDSESSYSSSSSSSSGSDSSYSSRGRRPHRRHDSKYDGRYDSRGHGAEPRGRSSRSNRHRGYGRRHSFSESSGSSYSGSESEYESIDHYEHSQHYQGAQPHYGHYNASSYSGYSAPPPLGPPGHYYDGRFYSPEDPRHPHPSSERADFGPGPRGRPYYAQGVSASHRFSGNAYSAAPRPHRNFQHFQQSDDYQDHQGYVVPAASPPAEPKYPLSGQERRPSGGRHSRFSRHPNDRHVSDDKYASERYTSDMYDADAKYAADRYEVGYNYSGDGHHGDKFTAEAFDAGDKYATDRYDADDKFAAGKFDKPGFSDRALPKSSVRDSFVASAPVASSYSLHQNPFTRA from the exons ATGCGTGCGATCAAAAACAAGTTGGAGGCCTTTGGCTCCAGCAACCAGCACGTGAGGCTGATGACCTCGAACGAGCTGGACAAGTGTCTGAGGGAGGCGCTCTACTCTGAGAGCGTCGGATGCTCAGACTCGATCCTGTTTGACATTTCGCAGGCGACCTACCACGACGCGTTCTTCGACCGCATCATGAAGGCTGCCTGGAGCTGCGTGGGCTCGCGCGCCAGCAAGATCAGGCGCATCCAGAAGGGGCTGAATTTGCTGAACTACTTGGCGATCAACGGCTCGGAGCGCTGCATTTCCGACATCATCGGACACATAGACGTGCTGCACTCGCTGCCGAAGCTCAAGTTCGGCAAGAATAACACTGAGCTCTCGATGCTGGTGATTGAGAAGGCGAGTCAGCTGAGCGCGCTCGTGCTCGACTCTAAGACTTTGCAGGACAAGAGGAAGTACGCAGCCTCCATCAGGGACCGCTTCGTCTCCGTGGGCTCCACCAACGGCTTCGTGGAGACCGACGTGCTCCACAAGCCGGTCTTCGTGCTCGACAAGACGAAGAACATCCCGCAGGAGATGGCCGCGCCTAACGCGATGCCCCTGGGCTTCGGCGGACTCCACGGCAGCTACGCGATGCACGGCAAGGCCGCAAGTCGCCTCGCAATGAACCAGATGGCGATGAAGCACAGCGGCCGCAAGTTCCTCTCGCGACTCTTCAGGAACAGCCTCAAGGTCTCGGACAACCCGCACAACATGGGCCTCTTCGGGAACCAGCAGAGCAGCTTCGCGGACTACCAGGTAACCGGCGCGAACCTCGGCTACGGCCTGGGCGGCTACGCCGACAT CAACTTCAGCACGCACGAGGACGAGTTCAACCCGTTCCCCCTCGTGAACAACACTAACGACAGCTACTATAAGCACAGCTTCGCCGGTGCCCGCGCCTCTAAGGGCCACAAGGGCGCCTCCAAGCTCGCCTCCACCCGCGTTACCGCAGGCCGCGGCGGTCGCGTCGGCAGCCACTCCGGCAGCAAGAGCGAGGACAGCTCCTTCAAGTACCACACTTCGACTGACAGCGAGAGCAGCTACTCCTcgagcagctccagcagctccggGAGCGACAGCAGCTACAGCTCCCGCGGCCGCAGGCCTCACCGCAGGCACGACTCGAAATATGACGGCAGGTACGACTCCAGGGGCCACGGCGCCGAGCCTAGGGGCCGCTCCTCCAGGTCGAACAGGCACCGCGGCTACGGCAGGCGCCACAGCTTCTCCGAGAGCAGCGGCAGCAGCTACTCCGGCTCCGAGAGCGAGTACGAGAGCATAGACCACTACGAGCACTCCCAGCACTACCAGGGCGCCCAGCCGCACTACGGCCACTACAACGCCAGCTCGTACTCAGGCTACTCCGCTCCGCCTCCCCTCGGTCCGCCCGGTCACTACTACGACGGCAGGTTCTACTCTCCTGAGGACCCTCGGCACCCGCACCCCTCTAGTGAGCGTGCTGACTTTGGGCCCGGCCCTCGCGGCAGGCCCTACTACGCCCAGGGAGTCTCCGCCAGCCACAGGTTCTCCGGCAACGCCTACTCCGCCGCCCCCAGGCCTCATCGCAACTTCCAGCACTTTCAGCAGTCCGACGACTACCAGGACCACCAGGGCTACGTCGTCCCCGCCGCCTCCCCCCCTGCTGAGCCCAAGTATCCTCTCTCCGGCCAGGAGAGGCGCCCCAGCGGCGGCCGACACTCCCGATTCTCGAGGCACCCTAACGACAGGCACGTCTCCGACGACAAGTACGCTTCTGAGCGCTACACCAGCGACATGTACGACGCCGACGCCAAGTACGCTGCTGACCGGTACGAGGTTGGCTACAACTACTCTGGCGATGGCCATCATGGCGACAAGTTTACTGCTGAGGCGTTCGATGCTGGTGACAAGTACGCCACAGACAGGTACGACGCTGACGACAAATTTGCCGCTGGGAAGTTCGACAAGCCCGGCTTCTCCGATCGGGCTCTTCCCAAGTCCTCCGTTCGCGACTCCTTCGTCGCCTCCGCCCCTGTCGCCTCTTCGTACTCTCTTCACCAGAACCCCTTTACCAGGGCTTAA
- a CDS encoding ribosomal protein L3 (component of cytosolic 80S ribosome and 60S large subunit) gives MSHRKFERPRSGSLGFLPKKRSRTHRAKIRSFPKDDVSAPPHLTAFAGYKAGMTHVVTEVDKPGSKLHKKEVVEAVTIVETPPMVVVGLVGYVETPKGLKVLGTVWAGHLSDEVRRRFYKNWYKAKRKAFTKYAKRFAETKMENELSRLRNYATVVRALMHTQPSKTSLSLRKAHLLEVQVNGGTTEDKVRMRIQWATMSIDDSYFPVSGLMLIKHNSCIVDDKVNFVVNLFEKTVPVSAVFSENEMLDVVGVTKGHGVKGVVARFGVTRLPRKTHRGLRKVACIGSWHPARVQFQVPRHGQMGYHKRTERNKKIYRLGSGSCPRNGSTDSDLTEKTITPMGGFPHYGVVREDFLMLKGCVVGTKKRVLTLRKTLVPQTSRVALAQVQLRFIDTSSKWGHGRFQTQEEKARFYGPLKSS, from the exons ATGTCACATAGAAAGTTTGAGAGGCCAAGGTCAGGATCGCTAGGATTCCTCCCAAAAAAAAGAAGCAGGACGCATAGAGCGAAGATCCGCTCATTTCCCAAGGACGATGTCTCAGCTCCACCGCACCTAACAGCATTCGCAGGCTATAAGGCAGGAATGACCCACGTGGTCACGGAAGTCGACAAGCCAGGCTCGAAGCTGCACAAAAAAGAGGTGGTGGAAGCAGTGACGATCGTGGAGACGCCGCCAATGGTGGTGGTCGGACTCGTGGGCTACGTGGAAACGCCGAAGGGACTTAAGGTCCTGGGCACAGTCTGGGCAGGCCACCTCTCAGACGAAGTGAGACGCAGATTCTACAAAAACTGGTACAAGGCAAAGCGCAAGGCGTTCACCAAGTACGCTAAGCGCTTCGCAGAAACGAAGATGGAGAACGAGCTCTCGAGGCTGCGCAACTACGCGACTGTGGTGAGGGCGCTCATGCACACGCAGCCGTCGAAGACATCACTTTCTCTACGCAAGGCACACCTCCTGGAGGTGCAAGTTAACGGAGGAACCACAGAAGATAAGGTAAGAATGCGTATACAATGGGCGACTATGTCGATAGATGATAGCTATTTTCCAGTTTCCGGACTAATGTTGATCAAGCACAATTCGTGTATAGTTGATGACAAG GTCAACTTCGTTGTTAACTTGTTTGAAAAAACAGTGCCAGTGTCGGCAGTGTTCAGCGAAAATGAAATGTTGGACGTAGTGGGTGTGACGAAAGGACACGGTGTGAAGGGCGTGGTGGCGAGATTCGGAGTAACAAGACTGCCAAGGAAGACGCACAGAGGACTGAGGAAAGTAGCATGCATAGGGTCATGGCACCCAGCAAGAGTGCAGTTCCAAGTGCCCAGGCACGGACAGATGGGGTACCACAAGCGCACGGAACGCAACAAGAAAATATACAGGCTAGGCTCAGGAAGCTGCCCGCGCAACGGCTCGACAGATTCGGACCTGACTGAGAAGACGATCACGCCAATGGGAGGGTTCCCGCACTACGGAGTGGTGCGCGAGGACTTCCTGATGCTCAAGGGCTGCGTCGTCGGCACGAAGAAGAGAGTGCTCACGCTGAGGAAGACGCTCGTGCCGCAGACGAGCAGAGTGGCGCTCGCGCAGGTACAGCTAAGGTTCATCGACACCTCGTCAAAATGGGGACACGGAAGGTTCCAGACCCAGGAAGAAAAGGCGAGGTTCTACGGACCACTCAAGAGCAGCTAG